From a single Arachis hypogaea cultivar Tifrunner chromosome 3, arahy.Tifrunner.gnm2.J5K5, whole genome shotgun sequence genomic region:
- the LOC112790577 gene encoding UDP-glycosyltransferase 43-like has translation MTRLELVFISAPAMGNLVPIVEFANLLTKHHPRFSATLLIITMSQRPLLNTYAQSLASTSPTNIRFLRLPPVDPPAPDDYQSSVGFLSLLIQKHTSHVRDALLQLTPTESTDSTRDSVRLAGLFVDMFSTPIIDVATELSIPCYLFFASPASFLGFMLHLSQFDSDEELSIPSYKNPVPRCVLPNLVMKGNDGFSWISQHARRYRETKGIVVNTFQELEPHAVQSLSHDSKLPPVYPIGPILDLNGSAQWNPNPAQYKLIMEWLDQQPLASVVLLCFGSLGSLKATQVEQIAIGLEQAGVRFLWALREPPKAQLEDPMDFENHENVLPDGFLERTAGIGLVCGWVPQAKVLAHKAIGGFVSHCGWNSILESLWYGVPIATWPLYAEQQMNAFEMVKELSLAVEIRLNYRMGGDLVWAEDVERGVRFLMNDADEIRRKVKEMSEKCKIALMVNGSSYSKLMSLIEELTS, from the coding sequence ATGACCAGATTGGAGCTAGTCTTCATTTCTGCACCAGCCATGGGAAACCTCGTTCCAATCGTCGAATTCGCTAACCTCCTAACTAAACACCACCCTCGATTCTCTGCGACCCTCCTCATCATAACCATGTCACAGCGACCACTCCTCAACACCTATGCCCAATCCCTCGCTTCCACCTCACCAACCAACATCCGATTCCTCCGCCTCCCCCCCGTAGACCCTCCCGCACCCGATGACTACCAATCTTCCGTCGGATTCCTCTCCCTCCTCATACAGAAACATACGAGCCACGTCAGAGACGCGCTCCTTCAACTCACCCCAACTGAGTCAACCGATTCAACACGCGACTCGGTGCGACTAGCCGGTTTGTTTGTCGACATGTTCTCCACCCCCATAATCGACGTCGCCACCGAGCTCTCAATCCCTTGCTACCTCTTCTTCGCCTCGCCGGCGAGCTTCCTCGGCTTTATGCTTCACCTTTCCCAATTCGACTCGGACGAAGAGTTGTCCATCCCGAGTTACAAGAACCCGGTACCGAGATGCGTTTTGCCCAACCTCGTGATGAAGGGGAACGAtgggttttcttggatttcacAACATGCCAGAAGGTACAGGGAAACGAAGGGCATTGTGGTAAATACGTTTCAGGAGCTTGAGCCTCATGCAGTTCAATCGCTCTCTCATGATTCAAAGTTGCCACCGGTTTATCCAATTGGGCCGATTCTGGATCTTAATGGGTCGGCTCAATGGAATCCAAACCCAGCCCAATATAAGCTTATCATGGAGTGGCTGGACCAGCAGCCTCTGGCATCTGTGGTGCTTCTTTGTTTTGGAAGCTTGGGAAGTCTTAAGGCAACTCAAGTTGAACAAATTGCAATTGGGCTTGAACAGGCCGGAGTCAGATTCTTATGGGCTTTAAGGGAGCCCCCGAAGGCCCAATTAGAGGACCCTATGGATTTTGAAAACCACGAGAATGTGTTGCCAGATGGATTCTTGGAACGAACGGCTGGGATTGGTTTAGTGTGTGGTTGGGTCCCACAAGCAAAGGTATTGGCTCATAAGGCGATTGGGGGTTTCGTGTCGCATTGTGGTTGGAACTCGATATTAGAGAGCTTGTGGTATGGTGTGCCGATTGCCACGTGGCCATTGTACGCTGAACAACAAATGAATGCGTTCGAGATGGTTAAGGAGTTAAGTTTAGCGGTTGAGATTAGATTGAATTATAGAATGGGTGGGGATCTGGTGTGGGCAGAAGACGTGGAGCGAGGTGTTAGGTTCTTGATGAACGATGCTGATGAGATCAGGAGAAAGGTAAAGGAAATGAGTGAGAAATGTAAAATAGCATTGATGGTGAATGGATCGTCTTACTCCAAGCTGATGTCCCTGATTGAAGAGTTGACAAGTTGA